The genome window CGTAATCAAATAATGCAGACACATTAagattttctgaaaaatacACCTGAGGCACAAACCAAAGCAGAACAACTCACTTACTCAAAATAACTGTACTGGGCCCTGTTCCCTTAACGGGCAACAACAAAACCTTCCCGTCAAGCTCATATTGACACTTTTTCCTAATCTCCGGAAAATATCCAGAGACAGAGAGGGTTTTCCCTTCAAAATCAAATCTGTAAAAATCCATTAACATAAGAATTTTTCTCATTTGCCTTGACTCACTCGAACTTGTCAACTTTCATCTCATGGAAACCGTCGAGTTTgcattgtttgaatttttgctCGACCGCCACCGACCCCGTCCCCGCGCCGATCGTGGCCTCCGCCACCTCCAGAGGGTGCACATTGGGGATGTTGACCTCGTCGTAAGCTCGTGTCAGCTGGGGAATGCCATTTTGGGCGGCTTTCAACACGCACTCTTTCAAATCAGGTTGTTTGCggtcacatttttggaaatttgccgctaaaaattgcaaattttaaaatttccaaaatgagGTAGTGGAATTGTTACGTAATTTTACGGCCGCACACGACACCGCGAGCAGGTACACTATAACTGTGGTCTCTGCTGTGGTTCTCATTCTGTAATGATGATTTTGTGGCAAAGAAACTGTTTTAAAGCAATAAAAAGGATACAAAAAAccagtttatttttttaaaatgaactaGACTATTATACCTGTTGTAGGCATGACcagtttgttttaattaatgttgTAGATGTAATAGTCCGAGAGCTGATGACGAATTTTGGGAAGGTATTTTAGGCaatcagaaattaaaaaaaattgtactatTTGAATGTTAGTGAATCTGGAATCGTGAGTCGCTAAGGGCGTTTGCGGTTATTTTACTGCTGCGCAGCATAtgatatttgcaaaaaattaatcccaaaaaacatactttagacaacttgaaattatactgattttttagtttagcatttatagattacagaaataaaaatcccaGATTATTTGGACGGTTTTAAAGTACAGCCCGACTGCCCCAAAGTCATTTTTTCTGTATacgcaaaaaatatactttaggGCTTTAGGCagtctgaaatttttatggcagatttattaattgatattaaaaatatgtgcaaaAAAGCCAGACGAATACGagggttttaaataattcccCGACgcgaataaacattttaaataagtgcgACAAAAAAGTCTTATGCGTATTCATAGGTCCGAGAGAGATAGTTTATCGACGTCTGCCAGCAGTAGCTAAGGAAGGCCCCGgctcgttttttaaaatagattgttAAGGCGATGTCACTCGACCCGTTTCTGCCTAGTTTTTACTGTAtttcaaatcaaaattacggCGATACGGTTTGAGCTacgaatttcaattttttttatgtgaaagtTTAACGTATAATAATGTTCCGTAACTTATTCATATCTGCAATAAGCGTCTGTttcctgcaaaaaaaaattgaaaaacgtGAAAATAACGATTACTTTGACTACATAATTTATGCAGAAGTACTGAAGTATTTGTGATTTTAACAAGTTAGGGAACATTTTGTAACTTTTTACTAACATttcttgaaataaaaaatcaaatatatttttaattagctTTACAATTTTGTGTTAAGAATCACCAAGTTTAAGAGTTGATTTCGTTACTAGAGATTCACCATCCTTCATTTTCTTTCTCACTTTCTTTCTCCCTCTCGGTGCGATCGGAAGTGAGCCAGGGTGTTGGACTTTGGACTGGCGGCACTTTCGCACTTTATGGACAGACATGTGTAAACTATtactttgaaatttaccaGATCGAGAACGGACACCACCCACcatgaatattaatatttttattttcgtctTCAAGCCCAGTTCAACTTCAACCGTTTTCATTGAATGTTGTAATTTTCAGTTTGCTGATTTGTagtgttgtttttgtttgtgttgttatatataaaactataaaaaagtGCGCTTAGCGATGGGTAAAACATCTAAAATTCCACTTTCCAAACCAAGAAAAAGTAGACGAAAAATGGGCAAATTGTTTAGGTAATAAGGTGTcacaaataaaacgaaaatctAATATTAAAAGCTTTTCATATTATTATAGAAACCACTGtttgcaaagaaaaaatttgttCGAAGAAAATAAAGGTCTAACCGCCAGTACTTCTACATCTctaatttctcctcaaagacAATATGACACTTTTCGGACAGCGGATGATACTTCTGCACCTATGTCTGCACAATCCACATCATgttatgataaaaaatattgctttgAAAGCGAcgaaaacgaaaaagaaattggTAATTGTTGAGAAAGGCAATTAAAGTAGGTTTatattgtgttttgttttagtcTCTAAGGTTtctatgtacaacaaaaataacaattaattaaaataaaacctttTCAAGAGTTCACACTCACAACAGGTTATGGGCCCAGTGAGCGCAGTTCGCGACGAGTAATAAGAGTCATAAGTAAATTAACGAACTTAAAAATACGCGTAATTTGTTCTAACAACGTTCGATGGCCGACGACAAGAATAAGGTCCCTCTCTTCGACGGAtcgaatttttcgaattggaAATTCCGCATGGAGACTCTGCTTGATGAACTCGACCTCCTGGACATCCTGGAAACACCGATGAATGCATCAGTGGAAGCCGTTGATGCCTCAGATATCACGGCACAAGATAAAGTAAAAAAGAAGGAGCAACTAAAGAAAAGGGATAAGAAGTGCAAGTCCCAGATTGTCCAACGAGTGGCCGACAGTCACTTGGAATATGTAAAGGACAAGGAAACtgcatttgaaatttggacgGAACTGACAAATACATTTGAACGTCAAGGTTTGGCAGGTCAGTTACTACTACGAAAAGAGCTTCTGTTGATGAAATATAGCCCCGCGAAGGAAACGTTGGAGGctc of Tenebrio molitor chromosome 6, icTenMoli1.1, whole genome shotgun sequence contains these proteins:
- the LOC138133800 gene encoding protein takeout-like — translated: MRTTAETTVIVYLLAVSCAAVKLPANFQKCDRKQPDLKECVLKAAQNGIPQLTRAYDEVNIPNVHPLEVAEATIGAGTGSVAVEQKFKQCKLDGFHEMKVDKFEFDFEGKTLSVSGYFPEIRKKCQYELDGKVLLLPVKGTGPSTVILKNLNVSALFDYEEKMKKGKTFIKIISSNVSMDPEFVSYNFENLFNGDKQLGDNINRVLNDNWKQVFDEVKDDYIEVINRILVQLLNNFFSKVSLEDAFD